In one Nocardioides luteus genomic region, the following are encoded:
- a CDS encoding response regulator — MTSTPELTVLVVEDDFMVASIHTRFVERVEGFRVVGVAATGAQALEETARLSPDVLLLDVHLPDFSGIELLRRLRGRGDDTDVIVITAAREADTVRAAAAGGAAHYVVKPFPFEDLAARLDDVRRSREALARIGQRAEEAEGAEHRDEVQAGIDEVFSHQGAREARERLPKGLSAETARAVLAALQTAGELSATECADAIGVSRVSARRYLEHFASTGRIGVRLNYGTAGRPERRYRAIS; from the coding sequence ATGACGTCCACACCGGAGCTCACCGTGCTCGTGGTCGAGGACGACTTCATGGTGGCCTCGATCCACACCCGCTTCGTGGAGCGCGTCGAGGGTTTCCGGGTCGTCGGCGTGGCCGCCACCGGCGCGCAGGCGCTCGAGGAGACCGCGCGCCTCTCCCCCGACGTCCTGCTGCTCGACGTGCACCTGCCCGACTTCAGCGGCATCGAGCTGCTGCGGCGGCTGCGCGGCCGCGGCGACGACACCGACGTCATCGTCATCACCGCCGCCCGCGAGGCCGACACCGTGCGCGCGGCCGCGGCCGGCGGCGCCGCCCACTACGTCGTCAAGCCGTTCCCGTTCGAGGACCTGGCCGCCCGGCTCGACGACGTACGCCGCTCCCGCGAGGCGCTCGCCCGGATCGGGCAGCGTGCCGAGGAGGCCGAGGGCGCCGAGCACCGCGACGAGGTCCAGGCCGGCATCGACGAGGTCTTCAGCCACCAGGGCGCTCGTGAGGCCCGTGAGCGGCTGCCGAAGGGGCTCAGCGCCGAGACCGCCCGCGCCGTCCTGGCCGCGCTGCAGACCGCCGGCGAGCTGAGCGCCACCGAGTGCGCCGACGCGATCGGGGTCTCCCGGGTGAGCGCGCGCCGCTATCTGGAGCACTTCGCGAGCACGGGCCGGATCGGCGTACGTCTCAACTACGGCACCGCCGGGCGGCCCGAACGCCGCTACCGCGCGATCTCCTAG
- a CDS encoding sensor histidine kinase, translating into MWSQGSRRHLSLAGQVLVLQLSVLLLVVVATSIVSLRQSDADFRDSREDRLRAAAESLAGTAAVQDGLTGTPDRLALAFYLQTRAADAGADTGYLTSLDGEVLVATDPTRLGEKLHLGGREASRAWSGDIDDAGRRAIAAQVPVYGGGSTGPDAQAPRSVGVVVVTEDYPPLTERLARTWADALTVLLAGLALGVLGSWLLARLIKRRTRGLEPRDIAALADHREGLLRSIREGVLAVGADGRVSLMSDSARELLGLSEDPTGRRLDGLGLPAETLALLSGPEEVHDAPLVAGDRVLVLNRNRVHHAGRPAGTVTTLRDRTELVALQSELNARESVTETLRAQTHEFSNQLHTITGLLELEEYAEVGQFVTGLTARRAALSDHITSRIDDPAVAALLIAKASLAAERRVSIDLDAASSLPRLTSDGSADVVTVLGNLVDNAVDAAALVGPLDGRVGVLLRAEGETVTVRVSDTGGGVPVERLPEIFRRGFSTKPRDASGRGVGLALVQLVCRTRGGEVEVENTGSAERPGAVFVATLPGAVPLAPPTTADPEETR; encoded by the coding sequence TTGTGGTCACAGGGTTCGCGCCGCCACCTGTCGCTGGCCGGACAGGTGCTGGTGCTGCAGCTCTCGGTGCTGCTTCTCGTCGTCGTGGCGACCAGCATCGTGTCCCTGCGGCAGAGCGACGCCGACTTCCGTGACTCCCGCGAGGACCGCCTGCGCGCCGCCGCGGAGAGCCTGGCCGGCACCGCGGCCGTGCAGGACGGCCTGACCGGCACGCCCGACCGGCTGGCGCTGGCCTTCTACCTCCAGACCCGGGCCGCGGACGCGGGCGCCGACACCGGCTACCTCACCAGCCTCGACGGCGAGGTGCTCGTCGCCACCGACCCCACCCGGCTCGGCGAGAAGCTGCACCTCGGCGGCCGCGAGGCGAGCCGGGCCTGGTCCGGCGACATCGACGACGCCGGCCGGCGTGCGATCGCCGCCCAGGTGCCGGTCTACGGCGGCGGGTCGACCGGCCCGGACGCGCAGGCCCCGCGCTCCGTCGGCGTGGTCGTGGTGACCGAGGACTACCCACCGCTGACCGAGCGGCTCGCCCGCACCTGGGCCGACGCCCTGACCGTGCTGCTGGCCGGCCTCGCGCTCGGGGTGCTGGGCTCGTGGCTGCTGGCGCGGCTGATCAAGCGGCGTACGCGTGGGCTGGAGCCCCGCGACATCGCCGCCCTCGCCGACCACCGCGAGGGCCTGCTGCGCTCGATCCGCGAAGGGGTCCTGGCCGTCGGCGCCGACGGCCGGGTCAGCCTGATGAGCGACAGCGCCCGCGAGCTGCTCGGACTGAGCGAGGACCCGACCGGGCGCCGTCTCGACGGGCTCGGCCTGCCCGCCGAGACCCTCGCCCTGCTCAGCGGCCCCGAGGAGGTCCACGACGCGCCGCTGGTCGCCGGCGACCGCGTGCTCGTGCTCAACCGCAACCGGGTCCACCACGCCGGCCGCCCCGCCGGCACCGTCACCACGCTGCGCGACCGCACCGAGCTGGTCGCGTTGCAGAGCGAGCTCAACGCCCGTGAGAGCGTCACCGAGACGCTGCGGGCCCAGACCCACGAGTTCAGCAACCAGCTCCACACGATCACCGGTCTGCTCGAGCTGGAGGAGTACGCCGAGGTGGGCCAGTTCGTGACCGGGCTGACCGCACGCCGGGCGGCGCTGAGCGACCACATCACCTCCCGGATCGACGACCCGGCGGTGGCCGCCCTGCTCATCGCCAAGGCCAGCCTGGCCGCCGAGCGGCGGGTGAGCATCGACCTGGACGCCGCCAGCTCGCTCCCCCGGCTCACCTCCGACGGCTCCGCCGACGTGGTCACCGTCCTCGGCAACCTGGTCGACAACGCCGTCGACGCTGCCGCGCTGGTCGGGCCGCTCGACGGCCGGGTCGGCGTACTGCTGAGGGCCGAGGGCGAGACCGTGACCGTGCGTGTCTCCGACACCGGCGGCGGCGTACCGGTCGAGCGGCTGCCGGAGATCTTCCGGCGCGGCTTCAGCACGAAACCACGCGACGCCAGCGGCCGCGGGGTGGGGCTCGCGCTGGTGCAGCTGGTGTGCCGCACACGCGGCGGCGAGGTCGAGGTGGAGAATACCGGCTCGGCGGAACGCCCGGGCGCGGTCTTCGTCGCGACCCTGCCCGGCGCCGTCCCGCTCGCACCACCCACCACCGCTGACCCCGAGGAGACCCGATGA
- a CDS encoding Bug family tripartite tricarboxylate transporter substrate binding protein: protein MTCLLAAVSACGVTRGEESRDLDMWIPNSPGGGYDQTGRAAVGVLDRDNMTGGDIQVTNILGAGGSVAMSRLMSEEGNGNLLMTIGLGVVGSTYSFGVDARPQDATPIAQLIEEQEGVLVPADSPFKTIDDLVKAWSEDPESVVVGGGSSPGGPDHLFPMQLAKAAGIDPKEVKYVTYDGGGPLTSALLGNKIDVGFSGLAEFEGQVKAGELRVLATSGDERATGVFADAPTLTESGIDLVFLNWRGILAPPGISDERRQELIDLLTRMHDSKQWQQALKDNGWTDAFVTGDDFDKLLVEQDQRVASTLKELDLL, encoded by the coding sequence GTGACCTGCCTGCTCGCCGCGGTGTCCGCCTGTGGCGTGACCCGTGGCGAGGAGTCCCGTGACCTCGACATGTGGATCCCGAACAGCCCCGGCGGCGGCTACGACCAGACCGGCCGCGCGGCCGTCGGCGTGCTCGACCGCGACAACATGACCGGCGGCGACATCCAGGTCACCAACATCCTCGGCGCGGGCGGCTCGGTCGCGATGTCCCGTCTGATGAGCGAGGAGGGCAACGGCAACCTGCTCATGACCATCGGTCTGGGCGTGGTCGGCTCGACGTACTCCTTCGGCGTGGACGCGCGCCCCCAGGACGCCACCCCGATCGCCCAGCTCATCGAGGAGCAGGAGGGCGTGCTGGTCCCGGCCGACTCGCCGTTCAAGACCATCGACGACCTGGTGAAGGCCTGGAGCGAGGACCCCGAGTCCGTCGTCGTCGGCGGCGGTTCCTCGCCCGGTGGCCCCGACCACCTCTTCCCGATGCAGCTGGCCAAGGCCGCCGGCATCGACCCCAAGGAGGTCAAGTACGTCACGTACGACGGTGGTGGCCCGCTCACCAGCGCGCTCCTCGGCAACAAGATCGACGTCGGCTTCTCCGGTCTCGCCGAGTTCGAGGGCCAGGTGAAGGCCGGCGAGCTCCGGGTCCTGGCCACCTCCGGCGACGAGCGCGCCACCGGCGTCTTCGCCGACGCGCCCACGCTGACCGAGAGCGGCATCGACCTGGTCTTCCTCAACTGGCGCGGCATCCTCGCCCCGCCGGGGATCAGCGACGAGCGCCGCCAGGAGCTCATCGACCTGCTCACCCGCATGCACGACTCCAAGCAGTGGCAGCAGGCGCTGAAGGACAACGGCTGGACGGACGCGTTCGTCACCGGCGACGACTTCGACAAGCTGCTCGTCGAGCAGGACCAGCGCGTCGCCTCGACCCTGAAGGAGCTGGATCTGCTGTGA
- a CDS encoding tripartite tricarboxylate transporter TctB family protein → MSVHETQPSAPAESRPAQRRIDVGQFGLAAFMVVVGIYTIVDAAGLDVGFADPVGPRVFPYVIGTGLVLVGVLLAVATARGSQPEPEEGEDVDLSSSADWVTVLKLVAVLLFTVATVNLLGWAISGAVLFAGAAWSLGSRTLVRDVIVGLVLAIGSWYAFYVGLGIPLTPGVLDGIL, encoded by the coding sequence GTGAGCGTCCACGAGACCCAACCCTCGGCACCGGCCGAGTCCCGGCCCGCTCAGCGCCGGATCGACGTCGGCCAGTTCGGCCTGGCCGCGTTCATGGTCGTCGTCGGGATCTACACGATCGTCGACGCCGCCGGCCTCGACGTCGGCTTCGCCGACCCCGTCGGCCCCCGTGTCTTCCCGTACGTCATCGGCACCGGCCTCGTCCTGGTCGGCGTGCTGCTGGCGGTCGCCACCGCCCGCGGCTCGCAGCCGGAGCCCGAGGAGGGCGAGGACGTCGACCTGAGCTCGTCGGCCGACTGGGTGACGGTCCTCAAGCTGGTCGCGGTGCTGCTGTTCACGGTCGCGACCGTGAACCTGCTCGGCTGGGCCATCTCCGGCGCGGTGCTGTTCGCCGGCGCCGCCTGGTCCCTCGGCAGCCGCACGCTGGTGCGCGACGTGATCGTCGGGCTCGTCCTGGCGATCGGCAGCTGGTACGCCTTCTACGTCGGTCTGGGCATCCCGCTCACCCCTGGCGTACTCGACGGGATCCTGTGA
- a CDS encoding tripartite tricarboxylate transporter permease: MENFELLMGGLESALTPMNLLYAAIGVLLGTFVGVLPGIGPAMAIALLLPVTYRLEPTSAFIMFAGLYYGGMYGGSTTSILLNTPGESASVMTALEGNRMARAGRGAQALATAAVGSFVAGTIGTILVAFFSPALADVAVELGAPSYFALMVLALVMTTTVLGTSALRGFAALFLGLTIGLVGLDLNTGQPRLTFGVTQLVDRLDIVVVAVGIFALGEALWVAAHLRRKPAHVIPVGRPWLSRDDWGRSWKPWLRGTAFGFPFGALPAGGAEIPTFLSYLTERKLSKHKEFGKGAIEGVAGPEAANNASAAGMFVPMLALGLPVTATAAVMLSALQGYGITPGPQLMTDHADLVWTLLASLLIGNTLLLVLNLPLAPLWARLLRIPRPQLYAGILFFACLGAYATNLDPFDIGLLVAFGLLGLMMRRFGLPVLPLILGVILGPLMETKLREALTISGGDYGGLLNEPLAVVVYVLIALFILGRPFIARVRARADESATVEDEKELVNR, translated from the coding sequence ATGGAGAACTTCGAACTGCTCATGGGTGGACTCGAGTCCGCCCTGACCCCGATGAACCTGCTCTACGCCGCCATCGGCGTGCTGCTGGGCACCTTCGTCGGCGTGCTCCCCGGCATCGGACCGGCGATGGCCATCGCGCTGCTGCTCCCCGTGACGTACCGGCTCGAGCCGACCAGCGCGTTCATCATGTTCGCCGGCCTCTACTACGGCGGCATGTACGGCGGGTCCACCACCTCGATCCTGCTGAACACACCGGGGGAGTCCGCCTCGGTGATGACGGCGCTGGAGGGCAACCGGATGGCCAGGGCGGGGCGTGGCGCGCAGGCGCTGGCGACCGCTGCGGTCGGCTCGTTCGTCGCCGGCACCATCGGCACCATCCTGGTGGCGTTCTTCTCGCCGGCCCTGGCCGACGTGGCCGTCGAGCTGGGGGCGCCGTCGTACTTCGCCCTGATGGTCCTGGCGCTGGTCATGACCACGACGGTGCTCGGCACCTCGGCCCTGCGTGGGTTCGCCGCGCTGTTCCTCGGACTGACCATCGGCCTGGTCGGCCTCGACCTCAACACCGGTCAGCCGCGGCTGACCTTCGGCGTGACCCAGCTCGTCGACCGGCTCGACATCGTGGTCGTCGCGGTCGGCATCTTCGCCCTCGGCGAGGCCCTGTGGGTGGCCGCCCACCTGCGCCGGAAGCCGGCGCACGTGATCCCCGTCGGCCGTCCGTGGCTGTCGCGCGACGACTGGGGCCGCTCCTGGAAGCCGTGGCTGCGCGGCACCGCCTTCGGGTTCCCGTTCGGCGCGCTCCCGGCCGGTGGCGCCGAGATCCCGACCTTCCTCTCGTACCTGACCGAGCGGAAGCTCTCCAAGCACAAGGAGTTCGGCAAGGGCGCCATCGAGGGTGTCGCCGGTCCGGAGGCGGCCAACAACGCCTCGGCCGCCGGCATGTTCGTGCCGATGCTCGCCCTCGGGCTGCCGGTGACGGCCACCGCCGCGGTGATGCTCTCGGCGCTCCAGGGCTACGGGATCACCCCGGGTCCGCAGCTGATGACCGACCACGCCGACCTGGTGTGGACGCTGCTGGCCAGCCTGCTGATCGGCAACACCCTGCTGCTGGTGCTCAACCTGCCGCTGGCACCGCTGTGGGCCCGGCTGCTGCGGATCCCGCGTCCGCAGCTCTACGCGGGCATCCTGTTCTTCGCCTGCCTGGGTGCGTACGCCACCAACCTGGACCCTTTCGACATCGGGCTGCTGGTCGCGTTCGGTCTGCTCGGGCTGATGATGCGCCGTTTCGGCCTGCCGGTGCTGCCGCTCATCCTGGGCGTCATCCTCGGGCCGCTGATGGAGACCAAGCTGCGTGAGGCGCTGACGATCTCGGGTGGTGACTACGGTGGGTTGCTGAACGAGCCGCTGGCGGTGGTCGTCTACGTTCTGATCGCGTTGTTCATCCTGGGCCGGCCGTTCATCGCCCGGGTCCGGGCACGGGCCGACGAGTCGGCCACCGTCGAGGACGAGAAGGAGCTGGTGAACCGATGA
- a CDS encoding universal stress protein, producing the protein MSETPAGGWVVVAWAPDVYGAVALDWALADAERRDRGVVVVNASRGDALVDNRYAFDEQLAELERRLSESGRPHEIRQSIDPDVGGAVLDAAEQLDARLIVVGLRRRTPVGKLLMGSVAQRILLGASCPVLSVKPGSVPD; encoded by the coding sequence ATGAGTGAGACTCCCGCAGGTGGCTGGGTGGTCGTGGCGTGGGCGCCCGACGTCTACGGCGCGGTCGCGCTGGACTGGGCGCTGGCCGACGCCGAGCGCCGCGACCGTGGCGTCGTGGTCGTCAACGCCTCCCGGGGTGACGCCCTGGTCGACAACCGCTACGCCTTCGACGAGCAGCTCGCGGAGCTCGAGCGCCGGCTGTCCGAGTCCGGCCGGCCGCACGAGATCCGGCAGTCCATCGACCCGGACGTCGGCGGTGCCGTCCTCGACGCCGCCGAGCAGCTCGACGCCCGGCTGATCGTGGTCGGGCTGCGGCGGCGTACGCCGGTGGGCAAGCTGCTGATGGGCAGCGTCGCCCAGCGGATCCTGCTGGGCGCTTCCTGCCCGGTCCTGTCTGTGAAGCCGGGCTCCGTCCCGGACTGA
- the rimO gene encoding 30S ribosomal protein S12 methylthiotransferase RimO, with protein MVTLGCTRNEVDSEELAGRLTAGGFRLVADPDEADTVVVNTCGFVEQAKKDSVDTLLEAADLKETGKAQAVVAVGCMAERYGKDLAAELPEADAVLGFDDYPDIAAKLRSILSGETHHPHTPQDRRLLLPISPVERDASAISVPGMAAVDQVPGFAGRTRLDDAPWAPLKLASGCDRRCTFCAIPQFRGSFVSRRPSDVLHEAQWLAEQGVKELFLVSENSTSYGKDLGDIRLLETLLPELAGIDGIERVRVSYLQPAETRPDLLKVIATTPGVTPYFDLSFQHASNAVLRRMKRFGDPESFLGLLEQIRGYAPEAGVRSNVIVGFPGETEEDLEILTDFLVAARMDVTGVFGYSDEEGTEAAGFDASLKLDEDEIRARVEHVNELVEELTAQRAEERIGEQVVVLVEETSDGEIWGRAAHQGPEVDGMTSLDGDVDGVRPGDLVTATVIASEGVDLVASVNG; from the coding sequence ATGGTCACCCTCGGGTGCACCCGCAACGAGGTGGACTCCGAGGAGCTCGCCGGACGGCTCACCGCCGGAGGGTTCCGGCTGGTCGCCGACCCGGACGAGGCCGACACGGTGGTCGTGAACACCTGCGGGTTCGTCGAGCAGGCGAAGAAGGACTCGGTCGACACGCTGCTGGAGGCCGCCGACCTCAAGGAGACGGGCAAGGCCCAGGCGGTCGTCGCGGTCGGCTGCATGGCCGAGCGCTACGGCAAGGACCTGGCCGCCGAGCTGCCCGAGGCCGACGCGGTGCTCGGGTTCGACGACTACCCCGACATCGCCGCCAAGCTCCGCTCCATCCTGAGCGGCGAGACCCACCACCCGCACACGCCTCAGGACCGGCGTCTGCTGCTCCCGATCTCTCCGGTCGAGCGCGACGCCTCCGCCATCTCGGTCCCCGGTATGGCGGCCGTCGACCAGGTACCGGGTTTCGCGGGACGTACGCGGCTCGACGACGCGCCGTGGGCGCCGCTGAAGCTCGCCTCGGGCTGTGACCGCCGCTGCACCTTCTGCGCGATCCCGCAGTTCCGCGGCTCGTTCGTCTCGCGGCGCCCCTCCGACGTGCTCCACGAGGCCCAGTGGCTGGCCGAGCAGGGCGTCAAGGAGCTCTTCCTGGTCTCGGAGAACTCCACCTCCTACGGCAAGGACCTCGGCGACATCCGGCTGCTCGAGACGCTGCTGCCGGAGCTGGCCGGCATCGACGGCATCGAGCGCGTACGCGTCTCCTACCTGCAGCCCGCCGAGACCCGGCCCGACCTGCTCAAGGTCATCGCCACCACGCCCGGCGTGACGCCCTACTTCGACCTGAGCTTCCAGCACGCCTCCAACGCCGTCCTGCGCCGGATGAAGCGGTTCGGCGACCCGGAGAGCTTCCTGGGCCTGCTCGAGCAGATCCGCGGCTACGCGCCCGAGGCCGGGGTGCGGTCCAACGTCATCGTCGGCTTCCCCGGCGAGACCGAGGAGGACCTCGAGATCCTCACCGACTTCCTGGTCGCCGCCCGCATGGACGTCACCGGCGTCTTCGGCTACTCCGACGAGGAGGGCACCGAGGCCGCCGGATTCGACGCCTCGCTCAAGCTGGACGAGGACGAGATCCGCGCCCGCGTCGAGCACGTCAACGAGCTCGTCGAGGAGCTCACCGCCCAGCGGGCCGAGGAGCGGATCGGGGAGCAGGTCGTCGTGCTCGTCGAGGAGACCTCGGACGGTGAGATCTGGGGCCGGGCCGCCCACCAGGGCCCCGAGGTCGACGGGATGACCTCGCTCGACGGCGACGTCGACGGCGTACGTCCAGGTGATCTGGTGACCGCGACCGTCATCGCCTCCGAAGGCGTTGACCTGGTCGCTTCGGTGAACGGTTAG
- the pgsA gene encoding CDP-diacylglycerol--glycerol-3-phosphate 3-phosphatidyltransferase, with amino-acid sequence MNEQQPQNAEPVVKTSNWNIPNALTTLRILAVPFFAWALLADGGDNPTLRWIAFVIFALAMITDKIDGDLARKHNLITDFGKIADPIADKAVTGMAFIGLSIVGDIWWWVTVIVLLREWSVTLLRLSVLKKIVIAADQLGKIKTTVQAVALGGLLLPLPHGSAHGGAFGDALVWELLFYAFQICLAVAVALTMWSGFQFFQGVWKQRASLRSS; translated from the coding sequence GTGAACGAGCAGCAGCCCCAGAACGCCGAGCCCGTCGTCAAGACGAGCAACTGGAACATCCCCAACGCGCTGACCACGCTGCGGATCCTCGCCGTCCCGTTCTTCGCGTGGGCGCTGCTCGCCGACGGCGGTGACAACCCGACGCTGCGCTGGATCGCCTTCGTGATCTTCGCGCTGGCGATGATCACCGACAAGATCGACGGTGACCTGGCCCGCAAGCACAACCTGATCACCGACTTCGGCAAGATCGCCGACCCGATCGCCGACAAGGCGGTCACCGGGATGGCCTTCATCGGTCTCTCGATCGTCGGCGACATCTGGTGGTGGGTCACCGTCATCGTGCTGCTGCGCGAGTGGAGCGTCACGCTGCTGCGGCTCTCGGTGCTGAAGAAGATCGTGATCGCGGCCGACCAGCTCGGCAAGATCAAGACCACCGTCCAGGCGGTCGCGCTCGGCGGGCTGCTGCTGCCGCTGCCGCACGGTTCGGCCCACGGCGGCGCCTTCGGCGACGCCCTGGTGTGGGAGCTGCTCTTCTACGCCTTCCAGATCTGTCTCGCGGTCGCAGTGGCCCTGACGATGTGGTCCGGCTTCCAGTTCTTCCAGGGCGTGTGGAAGCAGCGCGCGTCCCTCCGGTCCTCGTAG
- a CDS encoding ExeM/NucH family extracellular endonuclease, protein MFSARQVLGSVVGLTAAVAGIGAVAIPTARATTTAEAVAIADIQGTGTTSPLAGQTVTTSGIVTAAYPSGGFFGFYLQTPGTGGTLDLGSHDASDAVFVYQPRSAGAVTVKPGDAVTVTGEVTEYAGLTEVSVPTAAGIVTDGTGTIEPVVSQWPATDAQKESLEGMLFAPQGDITVSNTYGVENFGELGLAQGDRPLIQPTEVARPGSAEAAAVAADNAARGIVLDDGSSTTLRPPTSRTIPYVSNTSPVVVGASVDFRGTVILSQGGSPSAPTYRLQPTQVATADPASWPADFGDVRSDAPDERKIGRRADVKIASFNVLNYFTTLGDADDDNVGDGGCTAYKDRAGDGNSVSGGCDQRGAWDPADFGRQQSKIVAAINALDADVVGLMEIENSARLGETPDEATNSLVAALNAAAGRKVWTANPSSAELPDASGADVITNAIIYKRSAVRRLGEARALGDQSGDDQAFGNAREPIGQIFKPADGGAPFLFVVNHFKSKGSAGPWPGDADAGDGQGASNESRVRQATALVSWVSSVRSETGVTDVALAGDFNSYTQEDPMQVLYEAGFADSETLSGNEEYSYSFSGLSGSLDHVLLNRHAQRRFTGSDIWSINSGESLLLEYSRYNYTGIDLHADSPYRSSDHDPVVVGLTRNAG, encoded by the coding sequence ATGTTCTCAGCACGTCAGGTGCTCGGTTCGGTGGTCGGCCTGACGGCCGCCGTCGCCGGCATCGGCGCGGTCGCCATCCCGACCGCGCGCGCCACCACCACGGCCGAGGCCGTCGCGATCGCCGACATCCAGGGCACGGGCACCACCAGCCCGCTCGCCGGCCAGACCGTCACCACCAGCGGCATCGTCACCGCCGCCTACCCCTCGGGCGGGTTCTTCGGGTTCTACCTCCAGACCCCGGGCACGGGCGGCACCCTCGACCTCGGGTCCCACGACGCCTCCGACGCGGTCTTCGTCTACCAGCCCCGCTCGGCCGGTGCGGTCACCGTCAAGCCGGGCGACGCCGTGACCGTGACCGGCGAGGTGACCGAGTACGCCGGCCTGACCGAGGTCTCGGTGCCCACCGCCGCCGGCATCGTCACCGACGGCACCGGCACCATCGAGCCGGTGGTCTCGCAGTGGCCGGCGACCGACGCGCAGAAGGAGTCGCTGGAGGGGATGCTCTTCGCGCCCCAGGGCGACATCACCGTGAGCAACACCTACGGTGTCGAGAACTTCGGCGAGCTCGGCCTCGCCCAGGGCGACCGCCCGCTGATCCAGCCGACCGAGGTGGCGCGTCCCGGCTCCGCCGAGGCCGCGGCCGTCGCCGCCGACAATGCCGCGCGCGGGATCGTGCTCGACGACGGCTCCTCGACCACGCTGCGCCCGCCGACCAGCCGCACCATCCCCTACGTCTCCAACACCTCGCCCGTCGTGGTCGGCGCCTCCGTCGACTTCCGCGGCACGGTGATCCTCTCCCAGGGCGGCTCGCCCTCGGCGCCCACCTACCGCCTCCAGCCCACCCAGGTCGCCACCGCCGACCCGGCGTCGTGGCCGGCGGACTTCGGTGACGTACGCAGCGACGCCCCCGACGAGCGCAAGATCGGCCGCCGTGCCGACGTGAAGATCGCCTCCTTCAACGTGCTCAACTACTTCACCACGCTCGGCGACGCCGACGACGACAACGTCGGCGACGGCGGCTGCACCGCCTACAAGGACCGCGCCGGCGACGGCAACAGCGTCAGCGGCGGCTGCGACCAGCGCGGCGCCTGGGACCCGGCCGACTTCGGCCGCCAGCAGTCCAAGATCGTCGCCGCGATCAACGCGCTCGACGCCGACGTCGTCGGCCTGATGGAGATCGAGAACTCCGCGCGCCTCGGCGAGACCCCCGACGAGGCGACCAACTCGCTGGTCGCCGCGCTCAACGCGGCCGCCGGTCGCAAGGTCTGGACGGCCAACCCGTCCTCGGCCGAGCTGCCCGACGCCTCCGGCGCCGACGTGATCACCAACGCGATCATCTACAAGCGCTCGGCCGTACGCCGCCTCGGTGAGGCCCGCGCGCTGGGCGACCAGAGCGGCGACGACCAGGCCTTCGGCAACGCGCGTGAGCCGATCGGTCAGATCTTCAAGCCCGCCGACGGCGGTGCGCCGTTCCTCTTCGTGGTCAACCACTTCAAGTCGAAGGGCTCGGCCGGCCCGTGGCCGGGCGACGCCGACGCCGGCGACGGCCAGGGTGCCTCCAACGAGTCGCGGGTCCGCCAGGCCACCGCGCTGGTCTCGTGGGTCTCCTCGGTGCGGTCCGAGACGGGCGTCACCGACGTCGCGCTCGCCGGTGACTTCAACTCCTACACCCAGGAGGACCCGATGCAGGTCCTCTACGAGGCCGGCTTCGCCGACTCCGAGACGCTCAGCGGCAACGAGGAGTACAGCTACTCCTTCTCGGGCCTGTCCGGTTCGCTCGACCACGTGCTGCTCAACCGGCACGCTCAGCGCCGCTTCACCGGCTCCGACATCTGGTCGATCAACTCGGGGGAGTCGCTGCTGCTGGAGTACAGCCGCTACAACTACACCGGCATCGACCTGCACGCCGACTCGCCGTACCGCTCCTCCGACCACGACCCAGTCGTCGTCGGACTGACGCGCAACGCCGGCTAG
- a CDS encoding CinA family protein: MAAVDDLHAALRDAGATLATAESLTAGRLAAMLTDPPGASKTFRGGFVTYATELKHLLLGVPVSVIETVGVVSAECAAAMAAGARERSGSTYGLATTGVAGPEEQEGKPVGTVFLGVSGPHGETTAQLGLSGSRAEIQRDTCLFAVDELLGLLRREHRRVR, from the coding sequence ATGGCAGCTGTCGATGACCTTCATGCCGCACTGCGGGACGCCGGCGCGACCCTGGCGACCGCCGAGTCGCTGACCGCCGGACGCCTGGCCGCGATGCTCACCGACCCGCCCGGGGCGTCGAAGACGTTCCGCGGGGGCTTCGTGACGTACGCGACGGAGCTGAAGCACCTCCTGCTGGGCGTCCCCGTCTCGGTGATCGAGACTGTCGGGGTGGTCTCCGCGGAGTGCGCGGCGGCGATGGCCGCGGGGGCGCGGGAGCGTTCGGGGTCGACGTACGGGCTCGCGACCACGGGTGTGGCAGGCCCGGAGGAGCAGGAGGGAAAGCCCGTGGGCACGGTCTTTCTGGGCGTTTCCGGTCCACACGGCGAAACAACGGCGCAACTCGGGCTGTCGGGCTCGCGTGCGGAGATCCAGCGTGATACGTGTTTGTTCGCTGTTGATGAACTACTCGGACTACTTCGGCGGGAACATCGAAGGGTCAGGTAG
- a CDS encoding helix-turn-helix domain-containing protein: MVLFRRLLGEVLRAQRLERGMTLREVSAEARVSLGYISEVERGQKEASSELLASLCSALDVALSDVLRDVSDAVALEEATILRMPVRAAADAAAA, translated from the coding sequence ATGGTGCTCTTCCGTCGACTTCTCGGCGAGGTGCTTCGTGCCCAGCGGCTCGAGCGCGGGATGACCCTGCGCGAGGTCTCCGCGGAGGCGCGAGTCAGCCTCGGCTACATCTCCGAGGTCGAGCGTGGCCAGAAGGAAGCCTCTTCCGAGCTCCTCGCCTCGCTCTGCAGCGCTCTCGACGTGGCTCTCTCCGATGTGCTCCGCGACGTCTCCGACGCGGTCGCCCTCGAAGAGGCCACCATTCTGCGGATGCCCGTTCGCGCCGCTGCCGACGCTGCCGCCGCCTGA